The following proteins are co-located in the Candidatus Dormiibacterota bacterium genome:
- the atpB gene encoding F0F1 ATP synthase subunit A, giving the protein MHEQIGEHFLWHLPVLGAVHADTIVTTWLVMALALGLFAWIGASYRSPYLSRRHTVFEGVFNYIADLATGVLGPAGEPFVPFFVALFIFIFLLNQFGMVPFKAFDLPFGGSPTADLNTVVPLVLVVFFMIQIVAFKKKGPGYLKHLFEPFPALFPVNVLDEILRPVTLAARLFFNIFVGELLFIIISTIILARIRIGAFDLSMGVSVVPFLIQFFNFFVGTIQAFVFTLLAIVYLSLAISEEH; this is encoded by the coding sequence GTGCACGAACAGATCGGCGAACACTTTCTTTGGCACTTGCCAGTGCTCGGAGCCGTCCATGCAGACACGATCGTCACGACGTGGCTCGTCATGGCGCTTGCGCTCGGCCTCTTTGCCTGGATCGGCGCGAGTTATCGCTCTCCGTATCTCTCCAGACGCCATACCGTCTTCGAGGGCGTCTTCAATTACATTGCAGACCTGGCGACAGGCGTGCTCGGGCCGGCCGGCGAGCCATTCGTGCCGTTCTTCGTCGCGCTGTTCATCTTCATCTTTCTCTTGAACCAGTTCGGGATGGTGCCGTTCAAGGCGTTCGATCTGCCGTTCGGCGGCTCGCCGACGGCCGATCTCAACACCGTCGTGCCGCTCGTGCTCGTGGTCTTCTTCATGATTCAGATCGTGGCGTTCAAGAAGAAAGGCCCCGGATATCTGAAGCACTTGTTCGAGCCGTTTCCGGCGCTCTTTCCCGTGAACGTGCTCGACGAGATTCTTCGCCCGGTCACGCTCGCCGCACGATTGTTTTTCAATATCTTCGTGGGGGAGCTGCTCTTCATCATTATCTCGACGATCATTCTCGCCCGCATACGCATCGGCGCCTTCGATTTGTCGATGGGCGTGTCCGTCGTTCCCTTCCTGATCCAGTTCTTCAACTTTTTTGTCGGGACGATCCAGGCATTTGTTTTCACCCTCTTGGCGATCGTCTATCTGTCGCTCGCCATCTCCGAGGAACACTAG
- the wecB gene encoding UDP-N-acetylglucosamine 2-epimerase (non-hydrolyzing): MRVMTVFGTRPDTIKMAPVVHALARHAGIAGLVCVTAQHREMLDDLLELFAIRPDYDLDIMTEDQTLTQVTTRVLEGMEPALDDAKPDVVLVHGDTTTSTAAALAAFYRHVPVGHVEAGLRTSDRWMPFPEEMNRRLTGTIASYHFAPTPLARDHLLQEHADARDVVVTGNTVIDAFLETAARTDLPAPPRWSELDARRPIVAVTAHRRENHPYMREMCEAMREIAALPMHPQLYWPVHPSPHVRPVAREILGDVPGVVLVDPIDYARMVAAIKACTFVLTDSGGLQEEAPCLGKPVLVMRDETERPEGLDAGTLELVGHRREHIVAAARRLLTDASAFDAMARAANPYGDGHAADRIVAWLLARFRGAHYPKPFSGIDGSPE, translated from the coding sequence CTGCGCGTCATGACCGTCTTCGGGACGCGTCCCGATACGATCAAGATGGCGCCCGTCGTCCACGCGCTCGCACGTCACGCGGGCATTGCGGGCCTCGTCTGTGTCACCGCGCAGCATCGCGAGATGCTCGACGATCTGCTGGAGCTCTTCGCGATCCGGCCCGATTACGATCTCGACATCATGACCGAGGACCAGACCCTCACGCAGGTGACGACGCGCGTTCTCGAAGGAATGGAGCCGGCGCTCGACGATGCGAAACCCGACGTCGTGCTCGTGCACGGCGACACGACGACGAGTACCGCGGCCGCGCTTGCAGCCTTCTATCGACACGTTCCCGTTGGGCACGTCGAAGCGGGCTTGCGCACGAGCGATCGCTGGATGCCGTTTCCCGAGGAGATGAACCGGCGTCTCACCGGAACGATCGCCTCCTACCACTTCGCGCCCACGCCGCTCGCCCGCGATCATCTCCTTCAAGAGCACGCCGATGCGCGCGACGTCGTCGTCACCGGGAACACGGTAATCGACGCGTTCCTGGAGACCGCCGCGCGAACGGATCTTCCGGCGCCGCCGCGATGGAGCGAGCTCGACGCGCGGCGCCCAATCGTTGCCGTCACCGCGCACCGCCGCGAGAACCATCCGTATATGCGCGAGATGTGCGAAGCGATGCGCGAAATCGCCGCGCTTCCCATGCACCCGCAGCTCTACTGGCCCGTGCACCCGTCGCCGCACGTTCGTCCGGTCGCTCGTGAGATTCTCGGCGACGTTCCCGGCGTCGTGCTCGTCGATCCGATCGATTACGCGCGGATGGTCGCGGCGATCAAAGCCTGCACTTTCGTGCTCACCGACTCCGGCGGTCTGCAAGAAGAGGCGCCATGCCTAGGCAAACCGGTGCTCGTGATGCGCGATGAAACCGAGCGCCCCGAAGGGCTCGACGCGGGGACGCTCGAGCTCGTCGGACACCGTCGCGAGCACATCGTGGCCGCGGCGCGGCGACTGCTTACCGACGCATCGGCCTTCGACGCAATGGCGCGCGCCGCGAACCCATACGGCGACGGGCACGCCGCGGATCGCATCGTCGCCTGGCTTCTCGCGCGCTTCCGCGGCGCGCACTATCCCAAGCCGTTCTCGGGCATAGACGGCTCGCCGGAATGA